GCTCAGTGGTGAGAGCGACGGCCTTATAAGCCGTGCGTCGCTGGTTCAATTCCAGCCGGGAGCACTGGCGAGACTGCGAGAAACACGAAAGGCCGCCGACGCAAGTCGGCGGCCTTTTTCGTTGATAAACAATTTGAAGGAGCGAGGGCCCGACGTTTCTGGCTATGCAAACACCTCGCTCTCCATCTCGACATGCGAGACGCGCAGTCCGCCTACGTTCGCTTGCCGTAACGCCTCACGCACGACCTGCTTAAGTTCGCCAGGTCGATGGCGGACCCAGATCGCTGCTTTACCGCTCCGCATCATCAGGGTGGAGTCGTCGAACCCGGCTTCGTAGACCGAGTCAGCCAACTCGTCGGTGAACTCCTCGGCAACGAGAATTAGATAGAACTCAGGATTCATGGCTTGCTGCTCCCGGACAGGCATCGATGATCCGACGAATGTCCTTCGCGTGATTCTCAGGATTGCGAGGCGTTGACCAGACTGACATCTGGCACTCGTGGTGGCCAAATCCACAGTAGATTCGGCAGTGGGCGTGTCCATTCGACATGACGACGCGCCACCCACGCTCCTCGGCGTACTTCAACGCTTCGCGGATGTGCTTGTTTGGGTGCATTGGCTACATAGTGACTGCACCAGTGTCACTCATCAAGTATACGCCCGCGGGGGCTTCTTGGCAGGCGGCTCGGCGGATAAGAAGGGTCCAGAGTGCACAGCCACCCCAGTTCGGTGTCGCTGCAAATGCTGGTTGAAAAGCCCTAACCGGCAAGTCGGCCTACCTGCCCCGGCGCTGATCTCGTCCGAATTCGGCAAACTTCTATTGAGACCGCCCAGCCCCCGGCGTAGTATCGAAGCTCGCGATCCGTTTTGTCGCTGAAGCGAACCGTAGTCGGCGCCGTGAACAGAGAACCGAGGCCCTGGAGTTTCGTTCACGGAGGATGGCTTCCTGTTTTTGGAGCGCCCGCCATGCCGTCGGTCACTTGTCCTGGCTGTGAGAAGAAATATAACCTCCCGGCGACCGCCGCGGGGCAGGTGGCGAATTGCAAATGCGGGAAGAAGTTCCGCGTTGGCGGAGCCTCTGCGGAAGCGAAGCCCAAGCCCGCGGTCGCCACCGCATCGGCAGCCAAGCCAGCGGCGCCGCAGCCGGCCGCGCGAGCGGTAGCCCCTGCGGCGCGCGTCGCCGCCCCCGCTAAGCCGGCTGCACCCAAACCGGTTGCCGCCGTCGCTACGCCGACTCGCGTGGAGGCGCCGAAGCCCAAACCGAAGCAGGACGACAGTTTCTGGGACGACGTCGACAAGCCGCTCGCTGATCTAGAGCTGGAACCGGTCGAGGCGACGTCGCGGCCGGCAAGTGCGTTCCGCCCAAAGACGCCTGCCCCCGTTCAGGCTCCGCAGCAAAACATCGTGATGCGGATGTGGCACTCCCGTGCTCGCAAGCTGCTCATGGGGCCGCCGATCGCCGTCTTGGGAGTCATCATCCTGGTCTCGAAGTTCAACTCCGGCGAGCGGATTCCTCGGGGCGGATTTTTCCTGGTGGCGATTGGCGTGGGCATTACCTGGGCCGGGCTTACGGGCGAGAGCGAGTGAGTGATCAATTCCGCAGCGGGTATCCCCGCGCCAGGGCGGCTGGTTCCGCATCGCTCCCTGGCGGCGTAAACTGGACGGATTCCCCTCCGTCCGTTCGCCCCCTGCAGAAGACCCCATGCCCGCCATCTCCGCCTTCCGCGGCATCCGCTACGATCTCGGCCACGTCGGTTCGCTTTCGGACGTGATCGCCCCGCCGTACGACGTCATCGATCCCGCCCTGCAGGACGAGCTCTACAAGAAGCACCCGGCGAACGTCGTCCGGCTGATCCTCAATCGCGACGAGCCGGGCGACGACGAGCTCGGCAACCGCTACACCCGTGCAGCGCGGTTCCTCCGCAACTGGCTCCGCGAGGGGGTGCTCTTCACCGAGGGCGACCCGGCGATTTACGTCTACCATCAAGAGTTCGTCGAACGCGGCCAGACGTTCACCCGCCGTGGGTTCATGTGCCGGACGCGGCTCGAGCGGTTCGGCGAGGGGAACATCCACCCACACGAAGAGACGCACGGCGGCGCCAAGGCCGACCGTTTTAAGCTTTGGAAAATGTGCCGCGCCAATCTCAGCCAGATCTTTGGCCTCTACCCCGATCCAGAGAACGAAGCCCAAAACATCCTCGAAGTCGCGATCATCGGGCAGACGCCGCTGGTGGCGACCGACCACCTCGGCACGATTCACCGCGTTTGGCCAGTGACCGACATCTCGGTGATCAACCAAGTCTCCGCGGTGCTAGCAGGCAAGCCGGCGTATATTGCCGATGGGCACCATCGTTACGAGACGGCCCTCAACCTCCGCGACGACTTGGCGGCGGAGTTCCAAGCGCGCGGCGAAGAGCTGCCCTCCGAGCATCCCGCCAACTTCGTGTTGATGATGTGCGTCTCGATGAGCGACGAGGGAATGCTCGTCCTGCCGACGCACCGACTCTTTCGCGGCCTGCCGGCGATGACCGCCGAGCAACTCAAGGCAAAGCTGGGCGAGGCGTTCGAAACGGAACCGGCCGGCAACGGTCCCGAACGGGCGATCGGCCTGTGGGAGGAGATCGAACTCGAGGGTGACCAGGGGACGCTCGGGCTCTACACGGCCGAGGACAATCAGTGGACCTTGGCCCGGATTACCGACGCCGGGCGGCTGCGGATGGCGGAGATCGCCGGCGACCACTGCGAGGAATGGC
This sequence is a window from Lacipirellula parvula. Protein-coding genes within it:
- a CDS encoding DUF1015 domain-containing protein, which translates into the protein MPAISAFRGIRYDLGHVGSLSDVIAPPYDVIDPALQDELYKKHPANVVRLILNRDEPGDDELGNRYTRAARFLRNWLREGVLFTEGDPAIYVYHQEFVERGQTFTRRGFMCRTRLERFGEGNIHPHEETHGGAKADRFKLWKMCRANLSQIFGLYPDPENEAQNILEVAIIGQTPLVATDHLGTIHRVWPVTDISVINQVSAVLAGKPAYIADGHHRYETALNLRDDLAAEFQARGEELPSEHPANFVLMMCVSMSDEGMLVLPTHRLFRGLPAMTAEQLKAKLGEAFETEPAGNGPERAIGLWEEIELEGDQGTLGLYTAEDNQWTLARITDAGRLRMAEIAGDHCEEWQGLGVSILHRLLVDDLLTAGMNPAARLPAPKYVRTLDEVPVGLREGDAAGRDLTGQEGSGGRFELAALVMPATVEDIQAISNAGERMPAKSTFFFPKLLSGLVINPLE